The Arachis hypogaea cultivar Tifrunner chromosome 16, arahy.Tifrunner.gnm2.J5K5, whole genome shotgun sequence genome contains a region encoding:
- the LOC112756895 gene encoding uncharacterized protein isoform X2 has product MPYHINLKGSSISLTFGNDHCLPCAWNKLRKENLSVVPFRLPRGTRTGTLLIKAVATFELKILPHKRDECTHSTDLHLAIANSAPGFHLDSSDEESQELDEREKLRRMRISKANKGNTPWNKGRKHSPETLRKIRERTRLAMQNPKIKMMVVVRLWLKKYMEEGKQKTLI; this is encoded by the exons ATGCCGTATCACATTAACTTGAAAGGCTCATCCATTTCTTTGACCTTTGGCAATGACCACTGTCTTCCCTGTGCTTGGAACAAGCTTAGAAAGGAAAACTTGAGTGTCGTCCCTTTTCGCCTTCCCAGGGGGACGAGGACGGGGACGCTTCTCATTAAGGCTGTTGCTACCTTTGAACTAAAGATTTTGCCTCACAAACGAGACGAATGCACACACTCCACTGACTTGCACCTTGCTATTGCCAACTCAGCACCAGGGTTTCACCTTGACTCTTCTGATGAAGAATCACAAGAGCTTGACGAGAGGGAGAAATTGAGAAGAATGAGAATTTCCAAAGCTAATAAAGGAAACACCCCATGGAACAAAGGAAGAAAGCATAGTCCTG AAACTTTGCGCAAAATCAGGGAAAGAACAAGGCTTGCAATGCAGAATCCTAAG ATAAAAATGATGGTAGTGGTGAGACTTTGGCTCAAGAAATATATGGAAGAAGGAAAACAAAAGACATTGATTTAG
- the LOC112756895 gene encoding uncharacterized protein isoform X1 codes for MPYHINLKGSSISLTFGNDHCLPCAWNKLRKENLSVVPFRLPRGTRTGTLLIKAVATFELKILPHKRDECTHSTDLHLAIANSAPGFHLDSSDEESQELDEREKLRRMRISKANKGNTPWNKGRKHSPETLRKIRERTRLAMQNPKVMSYKNDGSGETLAQEIYGRRKTKDIDLEGLKEDKDVGGYYGQRKNIKI; via the exons ATGCCGTATCACATTAACTTGAAAGGCTCATCCATTTCTTTGACCTTTGGCAATGACCACTGTCTTCCCTGTGCTTGGAACAAGCTTAGAAAGGAAAACTTGAGTGTCGTCCCTTTTCGCCTTCCCAGGGGGACGAGGACGGGGACGCTTCTCATTAAGGCTGTTGCTACCTTTGAACTAAAGATTTTGCCTCACAAACGAGACGAATGCACACACTCCACTGACTTGCACCTTGCTATTGCCAACTCAGCACCAGGGTTTCACCTTGACTCTTCTGATGAAGAATCACAAGAGCTTGACGAGAGGGAGAAATTGAGAAGAATGAGAATTTCCAAAGCTAATAAAGGAAACACCCCATGGAACAAAGGAAGAAAGCATAGTCCTG AAACTTTGCGCAAAATCAGGGAAAGAACAAGGCTTGCAATGCAGAATCCTAAGGTGATGTCAT ATAAAAATGATGGTAGTGGTGAGACTTTGGCTCAAGAAATATATGGAAGAAGGAAAACAAAAGACATTGATTTAGAGGGGTTAAAAGAAGATAAAGATGTTGGTGGGTATTATGGCCAAAgaaaaaacattaaaatttaa